CCGGCGCGGCAGGCCGCGCGGCGCTCATGCCCTACCTCATGGGCGGCTTCCCGGACCTCGCGCGCTCCAAGGCCGTGGGGGAGGCCTACGCCGACGGCGGGGCCGACCTCGTGGAGCTCGGCGTCCCGTTCTCCGACCCGCTGGCCGACGGGCCGGTCATCCACGCCGCGGGCACCGCGGCGCTCAAGGCGGGCGTGCGCACCGACGGCGTGCTCGAGCTCTGCGAGGCCCTGGCGCCGCGCGTGCCCGTGGTGCTCATGTGCTACGCCAACCTCGTGCTCGCGCGCGGGCCCGAGGCGTTCGCCAAGCGGCTGGCCGACGCGGGCGGCAGCGGCCTGATCGTCCCCGACCTCCCGGTCGAGGAGGCGCCCGCGGTGCTCGAGGCCTGCGACGCGGCGGGCCTCGCGCTCGTGCCGCTCGTGGCCCCCACGACGCCCGACGACCGCCTCGCGCTCGTCGGCTCCCGCGCGCGCGGGTTCCTCTACACCGTCTCGGTGACGGGGACGACCGGCGAGCGCAGCGGCGACCAGGACGTGGCCGCGGTCCTCGCGCGCGCGAAGGCGCACACCGACGTGCCCGTCGCGCTGGGCTTCGGCATCGGCACGCCGGCCCAGGCGCGCGCGGCCGCCGACGCCGGCGCCGACGGCGTGATCATCGGCTCGCGGCTCGTCCGCGCGGTGGCCGAGGCCGCCCCCTCCGGGGACGAGGCGAGGGCGGTCCGCGACCTCGTCGCGGGCTTCGCGCGGGCCCTGCGCGACGAGCCCTGACGACGAGGCGTCTCCGGGCCGCCGGTCGCTAGGATCCGCCTCCTCATGGGCTCCGCCATCGTCACCACGCTCGCCTTCGTCGTCTGGCTCGTCCTGTGGTCGCTGGACGTCAAGGCG
The DNA window shown above is from Conexibacter sp. SYSU D00693 and carries:
- the trpA gene encoding tryptophan synthase subunit alpha, whose translation is MSATVGAGAQRIADAFAGAAGRAALMPYLMGGFPDLARSKAVGEAYADGGADLVELGVPFSDPLADGPVIHAAGTAALKAGVRTDGVLELCEALAPRVPVVLMCYANLVLARGPEAFAKRLADAGGSGLIVPDLPVEEAPAVLEACDAAGLALVPLVAPTTPDDRLALVGSRARGFLYTVSVTGTTGERSGDQDVAAVLARAKAHTDVPVALGFGIGTPAQARAAADAGADGVIIGSRLVRAVAEAAPSGDEARAVRDLVAGFARALRDEP